A genome region from Flavobacterium sp. CFS9 includes the following:
- a CDS encoding F0F1 ATP synthase subunit B, protein MDKLINDFSFGLFFWQALILLVLILLLVKFAWKPIMESITAREEGIKDALLSAENAKREMENLQADNQRILNEARAERDAMLKEAREMKEKMIADSKNEAQEAGQKMIEQAKAAIESEKNAAMAELKSQVSTLSLSIAEKLLKEELSNKESQTKLVEKMLGDVKLN, encoded by the coding sequence ATGGATAAGTTAATTAATGATTTTTCATTCGGTCTATTCTTTTGGCAAGCACTAATCTTGTTGGTATTGATTTTACTTTTAGTAAAGTTTGCCTGGAAACCAATTATGGAATCTATTACAGCAAGAGAAGAAGGTATTAAAGATGCATTACTTTCTGCAGAAAATGCAAAGAGAGAAATGGAAAACTTACAAGCTGACAATCAAAGAATTTTGAATGAAGCTCGTGCAGAGCGTGACGCGATGCTAAAAGAAGCTCGTGAAATGAAAGAGAAAATGATTGCTGATTCTAAAAACGAAGCACAAGAAGCAGGTCAGAAAATGATCGAGCAGGCTAAAGCTGCTATCGAAAGTGAAAAGAATGCTGCTATGGCTGAATTGAAATCACAAGTTTCAACTTTATCATTAAGCATCGCTGAAAAATTATTGAAAGAAGAATTATCTAACAAAGAATCTCAAACTAAATTAGTAGAGAAAATGTTAGGTGACGTAAAGCTAAACTAA
- the atpE gene encoding ATP synthase F0 subunit C has protein sequence MGTIPTLVGAGLVVIGAGLGLGKIGGSAMDAIARQPEAAGKIQTAMIIIAALLEGLAFAALILGK, from the coding sequence ATGGGAACAATTCCAACTTTAGTAGGTGCAGGTTTAGTAGTAATCGGTGCAGGTTTAGGTTTAGGTAAAATCGGTGGATCTGCTATGGACGCGATTGCTCGTCAACCAGAAGCTGCTGGTAAAATTCAAACTGCGATGATTATTATCGCGGCTTTATTAGAAGGTTTAGCGTTTGCTGCTTTAATCTTAGGAAAATAA
- the atpB gene encoding F0F1 ATP synthase subunit A, with translation MVISNKPLKFILAALVACSPVMSFANSENDSTHVHAEAAHEEKVISHNAPSEEEHAALDPKAKVDAFIDHHLQDSHDFVFFSDEKENKHYGFPLPVILIDGGLKIFSSSKLHHGEAVAEVDGNFYKLVHGKIYKTDAAGTITYNDHGHPENEKPLDFSITKNVVSMLFVSVLLFLMFTGLAKSYKKGPIPTGFGRILEPLIIFIRDEIAVPNIGEKKYRKFMGYLLTVFFFVWLLNLLGMTPLGINVTGNIAITVCLAAFTFIITQFSANKDYWGHIFWMPGVPVPMKIILAPIEVLGTLTKPFALLIRLYANITAGHVVIMSLIAMIFVGKNLAADLPISLGLTLFISVIEVLVAFLQAFIFTMLSSLFIGMAVQDHHHDHEHGHEENVII, from the coding sequence ATGGTGATTTCAAACAAACCGCTCAAATTTATTCTTGCAGCTTTAGTAGCTTGTTCTCCAGTAATGAGTTTTGCAAATTCAGAGAATGACTCAACGCATGTACATGCCGAAGCCGCTCATGAAGAAAAAGTAATTTCACATAACGCGCCGTCAGAAGAAGAGCATGCAGCTCTTGATCCAAAAGCAAAAGTGGACGCTTTTATTGATCATCACTTACAAGATTCTCATGATTTTGTTTTCTTCTCAGATGAAAAAGAAAATAAACATTACGGTTTTCCATTACCTGTAATTCTTATTGACGGAGGTTTGAAAATTTTCTCTTCTTCAAAATTACACCACGGTGAAGCAGTTGCTGAAGTTGACGGAAACTTCTACAAATTAGTTCACGGTAAAATTTACAAAACAGATGCTGCCGGAACTATTACTTATAATGACCACGGACATCCTGAAAACGAAAAACCATTAGATTTTTCGATTACAAAAAATGTAGTGTCAATGCTTTTTGTTTCGGTATTATTATTTTTAATGTTTACCGGATTAGCGAAGTCCTATAAAAAAGGACCAATCCCAACTGGTTTTGGAAGAATATTAGAACCGCTTATTATTTTCATCAGAGATGAGATCGCTGTTCCAAATATTGGAGAGAAAAAATACAGAAAATTTATGGGTTACCTTTTAACGGTGTTTTTCTTTGTGTGGTTGTTAAACTTATTAGGTATGACTCCACTTGGAATTAACGTTACAGGAAATATTGCCATCACAGTTTGTTTAGCTGCGTTTACTTTTATCATTACTCAGTTCAGTGCGAACAAAGATTATTGGGGACACATTTTCTGGATGCCGGGAGTACCAGTTCCGATGAAAATTATTTTAGCTCCGATCGAAGTTTTAGGAACATTAACAAAACCATTTGCATTATTAATTCGTTTGTATGCAAATATTACTGCAGGTCACGTAGTAATTATGAGTTTGATCGCGATGATTTTCGTAGGTAAAAATTTAGCAGCAGATTTGCCAATCTCTCTGGGGCTAACATTATTTATTTCGGTAATTGAAGTTTTAGTTGCATTTTTGCAAGCGTTCATTTTCACAATGTTATCTTCATTATTTATAGGTATGGCTGTTCAGGATCACCACCATGATCACGAACACGGTCACGAAGAGAATGTTATTATTTAA
- the dut gene encoding dUTP diphosphatase, whose amino-acid sequence MKIQIINKSQHALPNYETIASAGMDLRANLTEAITLKPLERTIVKTGLFIELPIGYEAQVRPRSGLAAKKGVTVLNSPGTVDADYRGEIGVILVNLSNEEFVIENGERIAQLIIAKHERAEWIEVEELSETSRGEGGFGSTGVK is encoded by the coding sequence ATGAAAATACAAATTATCAATAAATCACAGCACGCTTTACCAAACTACGAAACGATCGCTTCGGCAGGAATGGATTTACGTGCCAATTTAACAGAAGCCATTACGTTAAAACCCTTAGAAAGAACCATTGTAAAAACCGGACTTTTTATAGAGTTACCGATTGGTTATGAAGCACAGGTACGACCAAGAAGCGGACTGGCAGCGAAAAAAGGAGTAACGGTTTTAAACTCTCCGGGAACCGTTGATGCAGATTATAGAGGCGAAATAGGTGTAATTTTAGTAAATTTATCCAACGAAGAATTCGTAATCGAAAACGGAGAGAGAATAGCACAACTGATAATTGCAAAACACGAGAGAGCAGAGTGGATTGAAGTCGAAGAACTTTCTGAAACTTCAAGAGGAGAAGGAGGATTCGGGAGTACTGGAGTGAAATAG
- a CDS encoding polymer-forming cytoskeletal protein, with translation MFDKVKKNGTELLGKTNRIVEGTSIVGDIVAKDDFRLDGELIGNFTSQGKLVIGASGVVKGEIVCNNADIEGVFQGKIKVLEVLNIKASAQIHGEVAIGKLSIEPGANFTATCTMLTHTKDVTLKDGKGTEQKQKEQVASAH, from the coding sequence ATGTTTGATAAAGTAAAAAAAAACGGAACAGAACTTTTAGGAAAAACAAATAGAATAGTTGAAGGAACCTCTATTGTAGGAGACATCGTTGCTAAAGACGATTTTAGACTGGACGGAGAATTGATAGGAAATTTTACTTCACAAGGTAAATTGGTTATTGGAGCCTCCGGCGTTGTTAAAGGTGAAATTGTTTGTAATAATGCCGATATTGAAGGAGTATTTCAGGGAAAAATTAAAGTTTTAGAAGTCCTTAATATAAAAGCATCGGCACAGATTCATGGAGAAGTTGCCATAGGAAAACTGTCTATAGAACCAGGTGCAAATTTTACCGCTACCTGTACCATGTTAACTCATACTAAAGATGTAACCCTAAAAGATGGAAAAGGAACCGAACAAAAACAAAAGGAACAAGTGGCTTCCGCTCATTAA
- the atpH gene encoding ATP synthase F1 subunit delta — MASTRAAIRYAKAILDLANSKGVAEAVNNDMKSIAVAIESNEELSAFIQNPTTKVEVKESALLEVFADVNGVTKGLFHLLFENKRFEILEAIALEYKKIFDEGNGVEVAKVTTAIPMDAALEAKVLAKVATLSDKKITIENTVDPSIIGGFILRIGDQQYNASVANRLQVLKRELSN; from the coding sequence ATGGCAAGTACAAGAGCAGCAATTCGTTATGCAAAAGCAATTCTGGACTTAGCAAACTCTAAAGGTGTTGCCGAAGCTGTCAATAACGATATGAAGTCAATTGCTGTGGCAATTGAAAGTAATGAAGAATTAAGTGCCTTTATTCAAAACCCAACTACAAAAGTTGAAGTGAAAGAAAGTGCTCTTTTAGAAGTTTTCGCAGATGTAAATGGTGTAACTAAAGGGTTATTTCATTTATTGTTTGAAAACAAAAGATTTGAAATTCTGGAAGCTATTGCTTTAGAATACAAAAAAATATTTGACGAAGGTAATGGTGTTGAAGTAGCAAAAGTTACAACAGCAATCCCAATGGATGCCGCTTTAGAAGCTAAAGTTTTGGCAAAAGTGGCTACTTTATCGGATAAAAAAATAACAATTGAAAATACAGTAGACCCATCTATCATTGGAGGGTTTATTTTAAGAATAGGTGATCAACAATACAATGCTTCTGTTGCAAACAGATTGCAGGTATTAAAAAGAGAGTTAAGTAATTAG
- the atpA gene encoding F0F1 ATP synthase subunit alpha gives MAEIKPAEISAILRKQVEGFESGATLEEVGTVLQVGDGIARIYGLSNVQYGELVEFDNGLEAIVLNLEEDNVGVVLLGPSTGIKEGSTAKRTQRIASLKVGEQMVGRVVNTLGFPIDGKGPIGGDLYEMPLERKAPGVIFRQPVTEPLQTGVKAVDAMIPVGRGQRELVIGDRQTGKSTVCIDTILNQKEFYDAGKPVFCIYVAIGQKASTVAGIAKMLEEKGAMAYTVIVAANASDPAPMQVYAPFAGAAIGEYFRDSGRPALIVYDDLSKQAVAYREVSLLLRRPPGREAYPGDVFYLHSRLLERACKVIADDGIAKNMNDLPDSIKSIVKGGGSLTALPIIETQAGDVSAYIPTNVISITDGQIFLDGDLFNSGVRPAINVGISVSRVGGNAQIKSMKKVSGTLKLDQAQFRELEAFAKFGSDLDSVTLNVIEKGKRNVEILKQGLNDPYPVENQVAIIYAGSKNLLRNVPVNKVKEFEADFLAYLNSKHKDTLNALKAGKLDDNITDVIEKAAKEISAKYN, from the coding sequence ATGGCGGAAATCAAACCTGCTGAAATTTCAGCAATATTAAGAAAGCAAGTAGAAGGTTTTGAATCTGGTGCTACGCTAGAGGAAGTAGGAACAGTACTTCAAGTTGGAGACGGTATTGCTCGTATTTACGGGCTATCGAATGTACAATATGGTGAGTTAGTTGAATTTGACAACGGACTTGAAGCTATTGTATTGAACCTTGAAGAAGACAACGTTGGTGTGGTACTTTTAGGACCATCAACTGGAATCAAAGAAGGATCAACAGCAAAAAGAACACAACGTATTGCTTCTCTTAAAGTAGGTGAGCAAATGGTAGGACGTGTAGTAAACACTCTTGGTTTTCCAATTGACGGAAAAGGACCAATTGGAGGAGACTTATATGAAATGCCGTTAGAAAGAAAAGCACCTGGTGTTATCTTCCGTCAGCCGGTAACGGAGCCATTACAAACTGGAGTAAAAGCAGTTGATGCTATGATCCCGGTAGGTCGTGGACAACGTGAGCTTGTAATTGGTGACCGTCAAACAGGTAAATCAACTGTTTGTATCGATACCATCTTAAATCAAAAAGAATTTTATGATGCAGGAAAACCTGTATTCTGTATATATGTTGCAATTGGACAAAAAGCTTCAACTGTAGCAGGAATTGCTAAAATGTTAGAAGAAAAAGGTGCAATGGCTTATACCGTTATTGTTGCAGCTAATGCTTCTGATCCAGCTCCAATGCAAGTTTATGCTCCTTTCGCAGGTGCTGCAATTGGAGAATATTTTAGAGATTCAGGTCGTCCGGCTTTAATTGTTTATGACGATTTATCTAAACAAGCTGTTGCTTACCGTGAGGTTTCTCTTTTATTAAGAAGACCACCGGGACGTGAGGCTTACCCTGGAGACGTTTTCTACTTACACTCTCGTTTATTAGAGCGTGCTTGTAAAGTAATTGCTGATGATGGAATTGCTAAAAACATGAACGATTTACCAGATTCTATCAAGTCTATCGTAAAAGGTGGTGGTTCGTTAACTGCATTACCAATTATCGAAACACAGGCTGGTGACGTTTCTGCTTATATCCCAACAAACGTAATTTCGATTACAGATGGTCAGATCTTCCTTGATGGAGATTTGTTCAACTCTGGAGTTCGTCCTGCGATTAACGTAGGTATCTCTGTATCTCGTGTTGGAGGTAATGCTCAGATTAAATCAATGAAAAAAGTTTCAGGAACTTTAAAATTAGATCAGGCTCAATTCCGTGAATTAGAAGCTTTCGCTAAATTTGGTTCTGATCTTGATTCAGTTACTTTAAACGTAATTGAAAAAGGAAAAAGAAACGTTGAAATCTTGAAACAAGGTTTAAATGATCCTTATCCTGTTGAAAATCAAGTAGCTATTATCTATGCAGGTTCTAAAAACTTATTAAGAAACGTTCCTGTAAATAAAGTAAAAGAATTTGAAGCTGATTTCTTAGCTTACTTAAACAGCAAACATAAAGATACGCTTAACGCGTTAAAAGCTGGTAAGTTAGATGACAACATTACTGATGTTATCGAAAAAGCAGCAAAAGAAATTTCAGCAAAATATAACTAA
- the atpG gene encoding ATP synthase F1 subunit gamma, whose amino-acid sequence MANLKEIRNRITSVSSTMQITSAMKMVSAAKLKKAQDAITAMRPYAEKLTELLQNLSATLDGEVGGDYTTQREVKKVLLVAITSNRGLCGAFNSNVIKEVKNRTEFYAGKQVDVFAIGKKGNDVLSKTHKVHGHHNAIFDHLTFENVAGIADNLTEKFLTGEYDRIELIYNQFKNAATQIVQTEQFLPLAPIKSDAAVSTGDYIFEPSKEEIVLTLIPKSLKTQLYKGIRDSFASEHGARMTAMHKATDNATELRNQLKLTYNKARQAAITNEILEIVGGAEALNG is encoded by the coding sequence ATGGCAAATTTAAAGGAAATCCGTAATAGAATTACTTCCGTTTCATCGACGATGCAGATTACATCGGCTATGAAAATGGTTTCTGCTGCAAAGCTTAAGAAAGCACAAGATGCAATCACTGCGATGCGCCCTTATGCCGAGAAATTAACGGAGTTGTTGCAAAATCTTTCCGCTACACTTGATGGTGAAGTTGGAGGAGATTACACTACTCAACGTGAAGTAAAAAAAGTATTGCTTGTAGCCATAACTTCAAACAGAGGTTTATGTGGTGCATTCAATTCTAACGTAATTAAAGAGGTTAAGAATCGTACCGAATTTTACGCAGGAAAACAAGTTGACGTTTTTGCTATTGGTAAAAAAGGAAATGATGTTTTAAGCAAAACGCATAAAGTACACGGTCATCATAATGCAATTTTTGATCATTTAACTTTTGAAAATGTTGCCGGAATTGCTGATAACTTAACAGAGAAATTCCTTACTGGAGAGTACGACAGAATCGAATTGATCTACAATCAGTTTAAAAATGCTGCAACTCAAATTGTTCAGACAGAACAGTTTTTACCATTAGCACCAATTAAATCTGATGCTGCAGTTTCTACAGGAGATTACATTTTTGAACCTTCAAAAGAAGAAATCGTGTTGACTTTGATTCCTAAATCATTGAAAACACAATTATATAAAGGAATCCGCGATTCATTTGCTTCAGAACACGGAGCACGTATGACAGCAATGCACAAAGCAACTGACAACGCAACTGAATTAAGAAACCAATTGAAATTGACGTACAACAAAGCGCGTCAGGCTGCTATTACTAACGAGATTTTAGAAATCGTTGGTGGAGCGGAAGCTTTGAATGGATAA
- a CDS encoding lipopolysaccharide biosynthesis protein: MGLYKNLFKQTAIYGLATVLPRMLSFLLVRLYTGILPTAEYGEVSIVLSWMVFFNVVLSYGMETAFFRFYSAEEDKKNVIATSTISIFWSSIIFLFAALIFRNTLANLAEVDVQYITYTVWILVLDALVLIPFSKLRANQRPMVYAAIKIGNVIINLLLNIFFLLYLPNLAASNPNSVWDNLYVENFQIAYIFIANLLASLATFIVLSPNYLSLGRKFDPVLWKKMMKYGLPILVAGLAFAVNEHFDKILLGYLLPENLAKSEVGAYSACYKLGLFMVLFATAFRLGIEPFFFSHAKNENAPQTYAVITKYFVILGSLILLGVIVFADVLKYLLLDNKSYWEAMKVVPLIILANFFLGIYNNLSVWYKLTDKTQIGAYISIVGAIVTLILNYVLIPVYSYYGSAIATISAYGSMMLISYVLGNRYYPIPYDMNKIGAYLGVSIIFSAISFYGFRENYFVGIPLFLGFVYFVYHNEKQTIKGIMNKK; this comes from the coding sequence TTGGGATTATATAAAAATCTATTCAAACAAACGGCTATTTATGGACTAGCAACGGTTTTGCCGCGAATGCTGAGTTTTCTGTTAGTCAGATTGTATACAGGTATTTTACCAACTGCAGAATACGGTGAAGTTTCGATTGTTTTGTCCTGGATGGTTTTCTTTAATGTGGTACTTTCGTACGGAATGGAAACGGCATTTTTTAGGTTTTACAGTGCCGAAGAAGATAAGAAAAATGTAATCGCAACTTCTACAATTTCGATATTTTGGTCGTCGATAATTTTCCTTTTTGCAGCCTTAATTTTTAGAAATACACTGGCCAATCTGGCCGAGGTCGATGTGCAATACATCACGTATACCGTTTGGATTTTGGTTTTGGACGCCTTGGTTTTAATCCCTTTTTCTAAGTTAAGAGCCAATCAGCGGCCTATGGTTTATGCGGCGATTAAAATTGGAAATGTTATAATCAATCTGTTGCTGAACATATTCTTTTTGTTATACCTTCCTAATTTGGCAGCATCAAATCCTAATTCTGTTTGGGATAATTTGTATGTGGAAAACTTTCAGATTGCCTATATTTTCATTGCAAATCTATTGGCGAGTTTAGCGACATTTATCGTGCTTTCACCAAACTATCTTTCGCTTGGACGAAAATTTGATCCGGTACTTTGGAAGAAAATGATGAAATACGGTTTGCCTATTTTAGTGGCAGGACTTGCTTTCGCAGTTAACGAACATTTTGATAAAATTTTGCTGGGCTATCTGTTACCGGAGAATCTTGCAAAATCCGAAGTTGGAGCCTATTCAGCCTGTTATAAATTAGGTTTGTTCATGGTTTTATTTGCCACTGCATTCAGATTAGGGATCGAACCGTTCTTTTTCAGTCATGCGAAAAACGAAAATGCACCACAGACCTATGCCGTAATTACAAAATACTTCGTGATTTTAGGATCACTGATTTTGTTGGGAGTTATTGTATTTGCAGACGTTTTAAAATATTTGTTGCTCGATAATAAATCGTATTGGGAGGCCATGAAAGTGGTGCCGTTGATTATTTTGGCAAATTTCTTTTTAGGGATTTATAACAACTTATCGGTTTGGTATAAACTGACAGACAAAACACAAATCGGAGCTTATATCTCAATCGTGGGAGCCATCGTGACTTTGATTTTAAACTATGTTTTAATTCCGGTATATAGTTATTACGGTTCTGCAATTGCGACTATTTCTGCATATGGAAGTATGATGTTGATTTCTTATGTTTTAGGAAACAGATACTATCCCATCCCTTATGATATGAACAAAATTGGAGCTTATTTAGGTGTTTCAATAATATTTTCGGCTATTTCGTTTTACGGATTCAGAGAAAATTACTTTGTTGGAATCCCTTTGTTTTTAGGCTTTGTCTATTTTGTTTATCATAACGAAAAACAAACTATCAAAGGAATTATGAATAAAAAGTAA
- a CDS encoding AtpZ/AtpI family protein, with product MEKEPNKNKRNKWLPLINIPVQMGIIIFLFSYFGTWLDENHPSPKLDYNTIFVMIGVGLALYNVIRQVNEINKTK from the coding sequence ATGGAAAAGGAACCGAACAAAAACAAAAGGAACAAGTGGCTTCCGCTCATTAATATTCCCGTCCAAATGGGGATTATTATTTTTTTATTCTCCTATTTTGGTACCTGGCTGGATGAAAATCACCCCAGTCCAAAATTAGATTACAACACCATTTTTGTCATGATTGGAGTTGGACTGGCTTTGTATAATGTAATTCGTCAGGTTAACGAAATCAATAAAACAAAGTAA
- a CDS encoding GNAT family N-acetyltransferase, which produces MKLQIQELTTIKEMVDQIDTMRFLYPNLTLEKYTAYLSEMVPHNYIQIGVFEEGVCLGITGCWSATKLWTGKYLEIDNFVVNPDVRSKGIGKLLTDYIEQKAIDLDCSSIVLDAFTGNFAAHRFYYNQGYGPKGFHFVKILDEKKLTH; this is translated from the coding sequence ATGAAACTACAAATACAAGAACTCACGACAATCAAAGAAATGGTGGATCAGATTGATACCATGCGATTTCTTTATCCAAATCTTACCCTCGAAAAGTATACCGCTTATCTATCAGAAATGGTTCCTCATAATTATATCCAGATCGGAGTTTTTGAAGAGGGCGTTTGTTTAGGGATTACCGGCTGCTGGTCGGCTACCAAATTATGGACAGGTAAATATCTTGAGATAGACAATTTTGTGGTAAATCCAGACGTTAGATCAAAAGGAATCGGGAAATTACTAACCGATTATATCGAACAAAAAGCGATTGATTTAGATTGCAGCAGTATCGTTTTGGATGCTTTTACCGGAAATTTTGCCGCGCACCGTTTCTATTACAATCAGGGGTACGGACCAAAAGGTTTTCATTTTGTTAAAATTTTAGACGAGAAAAAATTAACGCACTAA
- a CDS encoding gliding motility protein, producing the protein MKKNTLKYSFFIVFLFFLIACSTKKNNFLARNSHALSTKYNILYNGGIGLDKGLKAVHANNQDNFWKMLPIEKMQFDENFSQGDKPKNADFEKAETKATKAIQKHSMNIGGRERNSQIDEAYLMLGKARYYDQRFIPALEAFNYILYKYPNSSNIYTAKIWREKTNMRLGNDAIAVKNINLLLKNTDLNKQTFSDANALLAEAYLNLEKKDSAVAKLKIAEQFTRINEDRARYRFILGQMYQEAGIRDTAFYYYDGVIDMNRKADRKYMMHAYAKKAQMFDYKNGDQDLFIEMYNKLVADRENRPYLDVLFYEMGVFFDKNDEQQDALVFYNKSLGRKSKDSYLVASTYRNIGDMYFKNTNYTIAAKYYDSTLVKLDPKSREFAFIEKNRKNLDNVIKYEAIAKRNDSIIKVYGLSPADRKSYFNDYIAVLKEKDEAKRILEEKEKEKLANIDRNTNANGGPTAVNPQAVGTPNPGIGAFNPPSGNETASTSTSTFYFYNPTTVAYGKLQFKKLWGNRVLEGNWRLAAVKSANNAALNDTLNKDAANTLKDSIVIEKYTTDFYEKQLPQTQAAIDSIGVERNFAYYQLGLIYKEKFKEYNLASDKLEQLLKNKPEEKLVLPAMYNLYKIYQITNPARAERIKSDITNNYPTSRYAQILNNTNAGDLASPDKEYQKWYKLFQEEQFDTVLDNIDNLINQYSGDEIVSKYELLKANTLGKVNGLAAYKKGLETVADNYPNSDEGKNAREILEKQIPALEKLDFTSVDSKNWKIIYVVANNDTKTRKKIEEAIRVFLLVENYERLTTSFDKYNRTESFVVIHGLKSEAYARDISGVFRDDKKYKISDPAIIISSDNYKLVQIKKNLETYVAPKTP; encoded by the coding sequence TTGAAAAAGAATACTCTTAAATATAGTTTTTTTATTGTTTTTTTATTCTTTTTGATAGCCTGTTCTACCAAGAAAAATAACTTTTTGGCCAGAAATTCCCATGCGCTAAGTACAAAATACAACATTCTGTACAATGGTGGAATCGGTCTTGACAAAGGATTAAAGGCTGTTCATGCTAATAATCAGGATAACTTTTGGAAAATGCTTCCGATTGAGAAGATGCAATTCGATGAAAATTTCTCTCAAGGGGATAAACCCAAAAATGCTGATTTTGAAAAGGCTGAGACCAAGGCCACGAAAGCCATTCAAAAACACTCCATGAATATCGGAGGAAGAGAGCGAAATTCACAAATAGATGAAGCCTATTTAATGCTTGGAAAAGCCAGATATTATGATCAGAGGTTTATTCCGGCTTTGGAGGCATTCAATTATATTTTGTACAAATACCCGAACAGTAGTAATATTTATACGGCGAAAATATGGCGTGAGAAAACCAATATGCGCTTAGGCAATGATGCTATTGCGGTAAAAAATATCAATCTGCTCTTAAAAAATACAGATCTGAACAAGCAGACTTTTTCGGATGCGAATGCTTTATTGGCAGAAGCCTATTTAAATTTGGAAAAAAAGGACAGTGCAGTTGCCAAACTTAAAATTGCCGAGCAGTTTACCAGAATAAATGAAGACCGCGCACGTTACCGTTTTATCTTAGGCCAGATGTATCAGGAAGCCGGAATCAGAGACACCGCCTTCTATTACTATGACGGTGTAATTGACATGAACAGAAAAGCGGATCGAAAATACATGATGCATGCCTACGCAAAAAAGGCGCAGATGTTTGATTATAAAAATGGAGATCAGGATTTGTTTATAGAAATGTACAATAAGTTAGTGGCAGATCGTGAAAACAGACCTTATCTGGATGTTTTATTTTATGAGATGGGAGTTTTCTTTGACAAAAATGATGAGCAGCAGGATGCTTTGGTTTTCTACAACAAGTCATTGGGAAGAAAATCAAAAGACTCTTACTTAGTAGCGTCGACTTATAGAAATATTGGGGACATGTATTTTAAGAATACCAACTATACTATAGCGGCCAAATATTACGACAGTACGTTAGTAAAATTAGATCCTAAATCAAGAGAATTTGCTTTTATTGAAAAAAACAGAAAAAATCTGGACAATGTTATTAAGTACGAAGCAATTGCAAAACGTAACGACAGTATCATAAAAGTATACGGATTGTCCCCGGCCGATAGAAAAAGCTATTTTAACGATTATATCGCGGTACTAAAAGAAAAAGATGAGGCAAAACGAATCTTAGAAGAAAAAGAAAAGGAAAAACTGGCCAACATCGATCGTAATACAAATGCTAACGGAGGACCAACAGCGGTTAACCCTCAGGCAGTTGGAACGCCTAATCCGGGAATTGGAGCATTTAATCCGCCATCAGGAAACGAAACGGCGAGTACAAGTACCAGTACTTTTTATTTTTACAATCCTACTACAGTTGCTTACGGAAAATTACAGTTTAAGAAATTATGGGGTAATCGGGTTTTAGAAGGCAACTGGAGATTAGCCGCTGTAAAATCAGCCAATAATGCCGCATTGAATGATACTTTAAATAAAGATGCTGCAAATACGCTCAAAGATTCTATTGTTATTGAAAAATATACTACAGATTTCTACGAAAAACAACTTCCTCAAACACAAGCAGCAATTGATAGTATTGGTGTAGAACGTAATTTTGCGTACTACCAGTTAGGGCTTATTTACAAAGAAAAATTTAAGGAATACAATCTGGCGAGCGACAAACTGGAGCAGTTATTAAAAAATAAGCCAGAAGAAAAATTGGTTTTGCCGGCGATGTATAACTTGTATAAAATATATCAAATTACAAATCCTGCCCGTGCCGAAAGAATAAAATCAGATATAACAAACAATTATCCAACTTCAAGATACGCTCAAATTTTAAACAATACCAATGCGGGCGATTTAGCATCACCGGATAAGGAGTACCAAAAATGGTACAAATTGTTTCAGGAAGAGCAGTTTGATACCGTTTTAGATAATATTGACAATCTGATCAATCAATATTCAGGAGATGAAATTGTTTCTAAGTATGAATTGTTAAAGGCCAATACTTTAGGAAAAGTAAATGGTCTGGCCGCCTACAAAAAAGGCTTAGAAACAGTTGCCGATAATTATCCGAACAGTGATGAAGGGAAAAATGCGCGTGAGATTTTAGAAAAGCAAATACCGGCTCTAGAAAAACTTGATTTTACGTCAGTTGACAGTAAAAACTGGAAAATTATATATGTAGTGGCTAATAACGACACTAAAACCCGTAAGAAGATTGAAGAAGCGATCAGAGTCTTTTTGTTAGTAGAGAACTATGAGAGATTGACAACTTCTTTTGATAAATACAATAGAACCGAAAGCTTTGTGGTGATTCACGGTTTAAAATCAGAGGCATACGCCAGAGATATATCAGGAGTTTTCAGAGATGATAAAAAGTATAAAATATCAGATCCTGCAATTATCATATCGAGTGATAATTACAAGCTGGTTCAAATTAAGAAAAATCTCGAAACATACGTAGCCCCCAAAACACCATAA